The DNA window CCGCGCCGAGACGCAGTGCCTCACGGGCGGTTTCTTCATTGACGCCGTCGATCTCGAACATGATGCGGCCCGGCTTGACGCGCGCCGCCCAGTAATCGACCGCGCCCTTGCCCTTACCCATGCGGACTTCGGTCGGCTTCGAAGTGACCGGCACGTCCGGGAAAATACGGATCCAGACGCGACCAGCGCGCTTCATTTCACGCGTGATCGCGCGGCGGGCCGCCTCGATCTCACGTGCGGTGACGCGGTTCGGCTCAAGCGCCTTCAGCCCGAAACCACCGAAATCCAGGTTGGTGCCGCCCTTTGCGGTACCATGGATACGGCCCTTGAACTGCTTGCGGAACTTTGTGCGCTTTGGCTGCAGCATCGTTCTAACTCCAAATTCCTAAATGTCTCAGGCGTTTTCGCGACGACGACCGCGTTCGCGATCACCACCACCGCCATGCGCTGCATCGCTTTCGCTGGCCCGACGCTCCGAAGCCATCGGGTCATGCTCAAGGATCTCGCCCTTGAACACCCAGACCTTGACGCCGCAGATGCCATAAGCGGTGTGCGCTTCGGCCGTGCCGTAGTCGACGTCCGCACGCAGCGTATGCAGCGGCACGCGGCCTTCGCGATACCATTCCATGCGCGCGATCTCGGCGCCGCCGAGACGGCCGGCGCAGTTGATGCGGATGCCTTCGGCACCGAGGCGCATCGCCGACTGAACGGCACGCTTCATGGCGCGGCGGAACGCGATACGACGCTCGAGCTGCTGGGCAATCGACTGAGCGACCAGGGTCGCGTCGATTTCCGGCTTGCGCACTTCAACGATGTTGAGGTGCGTCTCGGACTTCGTCATCTCCATCAGCTTCTTGCGAAGCTTCTCGATGTCGGCGCCCTTCTTGCCGATGATCAGACCCGGGCGCGCGGCGTGGATGGTGACGCGGCACTTCTTGTGCGGACGTTCGATCACGACCTTCGAAATGGCAGCCTGCTTGAGTTCCTTCTCAAGATACTTGCGGATCTTGATGTCCTCATGCAGCAGCTTGCCGTACTCGCCGGTGTTCGCGAACCAGCGCGAATCCCAGGTGCGGTTGATGCCGAGGCGAAGACCGATCGGATTGACTTTCTGGCCCATTATGCGGCCTCCCCTTTTTCTTCGACTTCACGAACAACGATCGTGAGGTGCGAGAACGGCTTCTCGATACGGCTGGCGCGACCACGGCCACGAGCATGGAACCGCTTCATGACGATCGACTTGCCGACATAGGCTTCCGCCACGATCAGTGCAT is part of the Mesorhizobium loti genome and encodes:
- the rplP gene encoding 50S ribosomal protein L16 is translated as MLQPKRTKFRKQFKGRIHGTAKGGTNLDFGGFGLKALEPNRVTAREIEAARRAITREMKRAGRVWIRIFPDVPVTSKPTEVRMGKGKGAVDYWAARVKPGRIMFEIDGVNEETAREALRLGAAKLSVKTRFVQRIAE
- the rpsC gene encoding 30S ribosomal protein S3; the protein is MGQKVNPIGLRLGINRTWDSRWFANTGEYGKLLHEDIKIRKYLEKELKQAAISKVVIERPHKKCRVTIHAARPGLIIGKKGADIEKLRKKLMEMTKSETHLNIVEVRKPEIDATLVAQSIAQQLERRIAFRRAMKRAVQSAMRLGAEGIRINCAGRLGGAEIARMEWYREGRVPLHTLRADVDYGTAEAHTAYGICGVKVWVFKGEILEHDPMASERRASESDAAHGGGGDRERGRRRENA